From Heptranchias perlo isolate sHepPer1 unplaced genomic scaffold, sHepPer1.hap1 HAP1_SCAFFOLD_54, whole genome shotgun sequence, one genomic window encodes:
- the LOC137315172 gene encoding probable G-protein coupled receptor 139, translated as MHYPVIYKVQDIYYPVLAAVGVPGKPLKFISLLPFLSLTVNLVAIVILSRGKCGLSKCISRYLVGMAVADLLVVITDPILRWIGQIYLPRSFLDITPVCSLIIFLSYATAVVSVWLTVAFTFDRFVAICCEKLKTKYCTEKTAAVVLGTVSVLGCLESLPWYFTLKPDYIIDNVPWFCVITRSFRTSPSWSAFDLFHLILTPCVPFCLILLLNVLTVRRILVASRARSGLRGHSNGENHKDAEMENRKKSIIILFSISGSFILLWVTQVIFYIFARIINIQSYNSATDPVYIAEHTAKMLQLFSSCTNTCIYVLTQTKFREELKNAVKYPFHLIVKLVRS; from the exons ATGCATTATCCAGTAATATATAAGGTACAGgacatttactatcctgttcttgcagccgttggtgttccaggtaagccatt aaaat tcatttctctgcttccttttctctctcttacagttaacttggtggcgattgtgatcctgtcccgaggaaagtgcggtctctccaaatgtatcagtcgctacctggtgggaatggcagtggccgatctcctggtcgttatcactgatccgatattgagatggATTGGTCAGATTTATCTCCCacggtcattcctggacattactcccgtgtgtagtttaaTTATCTTCTTGAGTTATGCAACCGCTGTGGTTtcagtctggctcacagtcgctttcacctttgatcgatttgtggccatttgttgcgagaagctgaaaacaaaatattgcaccgagaaaacggcggctgtggttctgggaacagtaagtgtgctgggctgtttggagagtctcccctggtactttacacttaAACCTGACTATatcattgataatgttccctggttttgtgtgataACACGGAGCTTCCGTACATCCCCCTCATGGTCCGCATTTGACTTGTTTCACCTCatattaaccccttgtgtcccgttctgtctgattttgctgctcaatgttctgacggtcagacgtattttagtggccagtcgagCCCGCAGTGGACTCCGGGgccacagcaatggagagaatcacaaggatgcggagatggagaaccgaaagaaatccatcattataCTCTTCagcatatcgggcagttttatattgttatgggtaaCACAGGttatattttacatttttgcGCGAATTATAAACATTCAGTCTTATAACTCtgccactgaccctgtttatatcgcagaacacacagcaaagatgctgcagcttttcagttcctgcacaaacacatgtatttatgtcctgacccagactaaattcagagaggagctgaagaacgcggtgaaatatccATTCCATCTCATTGTCAAATTAGTgagatcatag